A portion of the Stella humosa genome contains these proteins:
- a CDS encoding SDR family NAD(P)-dependent oxidoreductase, translated as MDKPVAVVVGVGAERGLGAAVCRRFAAGGHHVLVAGRTQAKIAQVVRTIEAAGGTAEAIVTDATREADVVALFDRAAAPGTGLAPVDAVISNAGNNRHIPFLEVEAGLFEDFWRVGCFSGFLVGREAARRMVPLGRGTVIFTGASASLRGKAGFAQFSAAKAGLRMIAQSMAREFGPAGIHVAHVVVDGGIEGDRLLSRNPGRAEQAGPDGLLGIEPIAETYWQIHCQPRSAWTQEVDLRPYKETF; from the coding sequence ATGGATAAGCCGGTTGCCGTGGTGGTGGGCGTCGGGGCCGAGCGGGGCCTGGGGGCGGCGGTGTGCCGGCGGTTTGCCGCGGGCGGCCACCACGTCCTGGTCGCCGGCCGGACGCAGGCGAAGATCGCCCAGGTCGTGCGCACGATCGAGGCCGCGGGCGGGACCGCCGAGGCGATCGTGACCGATGCCACGCGTGAGGCCGACGTGGTCGCCCTCTTCGACCGGGCGGCGGCACCGGGGACCGGCCTGGCGCCGGTCGATGCAGTGATCTCCAACGCCGGCAACAACCGCCACATCCCCTTCCTGGAGGTCGAAGCCGGGCTGTTCGAGGATTTCTGGCGGGTTGGCTGCTTCTCGGGTTTCCTGGTCGGGCGCGAGGCCGCCCGCCGCATGGTGCCGCTCGGCCGCGGCACGGTCATCTTCACCGGTGCGTCGGCCAGCCTGCGCGGCAAGGCCGGCTTTGCCCAGTTCTCGGCCGCCAAGGCGGGGTTGCGCATGATCGCGCAGAGCATGGCGCGGGAATTCGGGCCGGCCGGCATCCATGTCGCCCATGTCGTGGTCGATGGCGGCATCGAGGGCGACCGGCTGCTGAGCCGCAACCCTGGCCGGGCCGAACAGGCCGGCCCGGACGGCCTGTTGGGAATCGAACCGATCGCCGAGACCTACTGGCAGATCCACTGCCAGCCCCGCTCGGCCTGGACGCAGGAGGTCGACCTGCGCCCCTACAAGGAAACCTTCTGA
- a CDS encoding LysR substrate-binding domain-containing protein — MQDLNDLYYFAAVVDHGGFAPAGRALGIQKSKLSRRIQLLEERLGVRLLNRSSRRFSVTEIGREFHDRCMAMLVEAEAAERVIAQVRTEPRGVVRISCPVALLNFQFGALIARFMVENPAVEVHLESTNRRVDVIAEGFDIAIRVRFPPMEPTDLVMRRLDESTQCLVASPDLVAKSLASPADLGGLPSLDLGPPHRNHQWQLGHRDGRSALIPHRPRLVTDDMSALRDAALAGIGVVQLPTMMIWHDIGAGRLVHVLPDWRPRSGIVHAVFPSRRGLLPSVRALLDFLARECVFQRQALGDMPARQTAPVPTP; from the coding sequence ATGCAGGACCTAAACGACCTCTATTACTTCGCAGCGGTGGTCGATCATGGCGGCTTCGCGCCGGCGGGGCGGGCGCTCGGCATCCAGAAGTCGAAGCTCAGTCGCCGCATTCAGTTGCTGGAAGAGCGATTGGGCGTGCGCCTGCTCAACCGATCCTCGCGCCGCTTCTCCGTCACCGAGATCGGTCGTGAATTCCACGACCGCTGCATGGCGATGCTGGTGGAGGCGGAAGCCGCCGAACGGGTGATCGCGCAGGTGCGGACGGAGCCCCGCGGCGTCGTGCGGATCAGCTGCCCGGTGGCGCTGCTCAATTTCCAGTTCGGGGCGCTGATCGCCCGGTTCATGGTCGAGAACCCAGCCGTCGAGGTGCATCTGGAAAGCACCAACCGGCGCGTGGATGTGATCGCCGAAGGGTTCGACATCGCCATCCGGGTGCGCTTCCCGCCGATGGAGCCCACAGACCTTGTCATGCGCCGGCTCGACGAGAGCACCCAATGCCTGGTCGCCAGCCCCGATCTGGTTGCGAAGTCCCTCGCGTCCCCGGCCGACCTTGGCGGTTTGCCCAGCCTCGATCTCGGCCCTCCGCATCGCAACCATCAATGGCAACTGGGTCACCGCGACGGGCGGAGCGCGCTGATCCCCCATCGCCCTCGTCTGGTGACCGACGACATGTCGGCGCTGCGCGACGCCGCACTGGCGGGCATCGGCGTCGTCCAGTTGCCGACCATGATGATCTGGCACGACATCGGGGCAGGTCGGCTTGTCCATGTGCTGCCCGACTGGCGGCCGCGTAGCGGTATCGTCCACGCGGTCTTCCCGTCGCGGCGGGGCCTGCTGCCATCTGTCCGCGCGCTGCTCGATTTCCTCGCCCGCGAGTGTGTGTTTCAACGCCAGGCCCTGGGCGATATGCCGGCCCGGCAGACCGCCCCCGTCCCTACTCCGTGA
- the aceB gene encoding malate synthase A yields MDSYAGVQGVKITGAMQPGFETVLTAEAVAFIADLERRFGARRRELLAKRQEVQARIDAGWRPDFLAETKSIRDGDWTVAPLPADIQDRRVEITGPVDRKMIINALNCGASVFMADFEDASTPTWANMLEGQINLRDANAGTITFDDPTNGRHYTLNEKRAVLFVRARGWHLVEKHVLVDGQVMSGSLFDFGLYFFHNVKQLLANGSGPYFYLPKMESHLEARLWNDVFVHAQAALGIPKGTIKATVLVETILATFEVDEILWELRDHSAGLNCGRWDYIFSFIKKFRNDPKAMLPDRGLVTMTTHFLRSYSLLVIKTCHRRKVHAMGGMAAQIPIRNDEAANEAAMAKVRADKEREAGDGHDGTWVAHPGLVPIAKGIFDRIMTEANQIARQRQDVHVTAADLLAVPEGPITEAGLRQNINVGIGYIEAWLRGIGCVPLYNLMEDAATAEISRAQVWQQIHHGARLDDGRPVDAQLCRIIVEQELVKTAQQIGIERFGAGRYDDAAALFTKLVEAEQFEEFLTLPAYDMVD; encoded by the coding sequence ATGGACAGCTACGCGGGCGTTCAGGGCGTCAAGATCACGGGGGCCATGCAGCCCGGCTTCGAGACCGTGCTGACCGCCGAGGCCGTGGCCTTCATCGCCGACCTGGAGCGCCGCTTCGGTGCCCGCCGCCGCGAACTGCTGGCCAAGCGGCAGGAGGTGCAGGCGCGCATCGACGCCGGCTGGCGGCCGGACTTCCTGGCCGAGACCAAGTCGATCCGCGACGGCGACTGGACCGTGGCGCCGCTGCCGGCCGACATCCAGGACCGCCGGGTGGAGATCACCGGCCCGGTCGACCGCAAGATGATCATCAACGCGTTGAACTGCGGCGCCAGCGTCTTCATGGCCGATTTCGAGGATGCCAGCACGCCCACCTGGGCCAACATGCTGGAAGGCCAGATCAACCTGCGCGACGCCAATGCCGGCACGATCACCTTTGACGACCCGACCAATGGCCGCCACTACACCCTGAACGAGAAGCGCGCGGTGCTGTTCGTGCGTGCCCGCGGCTGGCACCTGGTCGAGAAGCACGTGCTGGTCGACGGCCAGGTCATGTCCGGCTCGCTGTTCGATTTCGGCCTCTACTTCTTCCATAACGTGAAGCAGTTGCTGGCCAACGGCAGCGGCCCGTACTTCTACCTGCCCAAGATGGAATCCCATCTGGAGGCGCGGCTCTGGAACGACGTCTTCGTCCATGCCCAGGCGGCGCTGGGCATCCCCAAGGGCACGATCAAGGCGACCGTGCTGGTCGAGACGATCCTCGCCACCTTCGAGGTGGACGAGATCCTGTGGGAACTGCGCGACCATTCCGCCGGGCTCAACTGCGGCCGCTGGGACTACATCTTCAGCTTCATCAAGAAGTTCCGCAACGACCCCAAGGCGATGCTGCCCGACCGCGGGCTGGTCACCATGACCACGCATTTCCTGCGCTCCTACAGCCTGCTGGTGATCAAGACCTGCCACCGCCGCAAGGTGCATGCGATGGGCGGCATGGCGGCCCAGATCCCGATCCGCAACGACGAGGCCGCCAACGAGGCGGCGATGGCCAAGGTGCGCGCCGACAAGGAGCGCGAGGCCGGCGACGGCCATGACGGCACCTGGGTCGCCCATCCGGGCCTGGTGCCGATCGCCAAGGGCATCTTCGACCGCATCATGACCGAGGCCAACCAGATCGCCCGCCAGCGCCAGGACGTGCACGTGACGGCGGCCGACCTGCTGGCCGTGCCCGAGGGGCCGATCACCGAGGCCGGCCTGCGCCAGAACATCAATGTCGGCATCGGCTATATCGAGGCCTGGCTGCGCGGCATCGGCTGCGTGCCGCTCTACAACCTGATGGAGGACGCGGCCACGGCCGAGATCAGCCGCGCCCAGGTGTGGCAGCAGATCCACCACGGCGCCCGCCTGGACGACGGCCGCCCGGTCGACGCCCAGCTCTGCCGCATCATCGTCGAGCAGGAACTGGTGAAGACCGCCCAGCAGATCGGCATCGAGCGCTTCGGCGCCGGCCGCTACGACGATGCCGCCGCCCTGTTCACGAAGCTGGTCGAGGCCGAGCAGTTCGAGGAGTTCCTGACGCTGCCGGCCTACGACATGGTGGATTGA
- a CDS encoding DUF1491 family protein: MEPRLKSRLWIAAEIRRCAVQDITAVVARRGDPDAGAILLKVNRFAAGCVVHGGSYGRDGQREWIAATGAEPVPEADADAYVERRRDSDPDLWVLEIEDPQGRYTLGETVA; the protein is encoded by the coding sequence ATGGAACCCCGCCTCAAGAGCCGCCTGTGGATCGCAGCCGAAATCCGCCGCTGCGCCGTCCAGGACATCACCGCCGTCGTCGCCCGCCGGGGCGACCCCGATGCCGGCGCCATCCTCCTGAAGGTGAACCGCTTCGCCGCCGGCTGCGTCGTCCATGGCGGGTCGTACGGGCGGGACGGGCAGCGCGAGTGGATCGCCGCAACCGGCGCCGAGCCGGTGCCCGAGGCCGACGCCGACGCCTATGTCGAGCGCCGGCGCGACAGCGACCCCGACCTCTGGGTGCTGGAGATCGAGGACCCCCAGGGTCGCTACACCCTGGGGGAGACCGTCGCCTGA
- the fumC gene encoding class II fumarate hydratase: MPPDNTIETRIETDSFGPIAVPADRLWGAQTQRSLENFRIGVERMPVEIVRAFGLQKQASARANMALGALDPTIGAAIDQAAGEVAAGLLDDHFPLVVWQTGSGTQTNMNANEVVANRAAELLGAGRGGKRVHPNDHVNRSQSSNDSFPTAMHVAAVLAIEGRLLPALDHLAAVLRGRAAAFTDVVKLGRTHLQDAVPMTLGQEIGAWAYQVEAAAHGLRHALPALRQVPQGGTAVGTGLNAPAGFSARFAQELTALAGSSFAPAEDRFAYMAAHDAFVAASGALNTAAVALTKVANDVRLLASGPRAGFGELILPENEPGSSIMPGKVNPTQAEALTMVAAQVMGNHVAVTIAGAQGHLQLNVFKPVIIHALLQSVRLLADGAASFADNCAAGIEPDRAHIRRHLEESLMLVTALTPAIGYDKAAEIAKKAHHEGTTLRAAALDLGYLDAAAFDAAVRPETMISGG, translated from the coding sequence ATGCCACCCGACAACACCATCGAGACCCGCATCGAGACCGACAGCTTCGGCCCGATCGCGGTGCCGGCCGACCGCCTGTGGGGCGCCCAGACCCAGCGTTCGCTGGAGAATTTCCGTATCGGCGTCGAGCGCATGCCGGTCGAGATCGTGCGTGCCTTCGGCCTGCAGAAGCAGGCTTCGGCCCGCGCCAACATGGCGCTGGGCGCGCTCGACCCCACCATCGGCGCCGCCATCGACCAGGCGGCGGGCGAGGTGGCGGCGGGCCTGCTGGACGATCACTTCCCGCTCGTCGTCTGGCAGACCGGATCGGGCACCCAGACCAACATGAACGCCAACGAGGTGGTGGCCAACCGCGCGGCCGAACTGCTGGGGGCGGGACGGGGCGGCAAGCGGGTTCACCCGAACGACCATGTGAACCGCAGCCAGTCCTCCAACGACAGCTTCCCCACGGCCATGCATGTCGCGGCCGTGCTGGCGATCGAGGGGCGGCTGCTGCCGGCGCTGGATCATTTGGCGGCGGTGCTGCGCGGGCGCGCTGCGGCCTTCACTGACGTGGTCAAGCTGGGCCGCACCCACCTCCAGGATGCGGTGCCGATGACGCTGGGGCAGGAGATCGGCGCCTGGGCCTACCAGGTCGAAGCGGCGGCCCACGGCCTGCGCCACGCCCTGCCCGCACTGCGCCAGGTGCCGCAAGGCGGCACCGCGGTCGGCACCGGGCTGAACGCGCCGGCCGGCTTTTCGGCCCGCTTCGCGCAGGAACTGACGGCGCTGGCCGGCAGCAGCTTCGCCCCGGCCGAGGACCGCTTCGCCTACATGGCGGCGCACGATGCGTTTGTGGCGGCATCGGGCGCCTTGAACACCGCGGCGGTCGCCCTCACCAAGGTCGCCAACGACGTGCGCCTGCTGGCATCGGGGCCGCGCGCGGGTTTCGGGGAGCTGATCCTGCCCGAGAACGAGCCCGGCTCGTCGATCATGCCGGGCAAGGTGAACCCGACCCAGGCCGAGGCCCTGACCATGGTGGCGGCCCAGGTGATGGGCAACCATGTCGCCGTCACAATCGCTGGCGCCCAGGGGCACCTGCAGCTCAACGTCTTCAAGCCGGTCATCATTCACGCCCTGCTGCAGTCGGTACGCCTGCTGGCGGACGGGGCGGCCAGCTTTGCCGACAATTGCGCGGCCGGCATCGAGCCCGACCGCGCGCATATCCGCCGCCACCTGGAGGAATCGCTGATGCTGGTGACGGCGCTGACCCCGGCCATCGGCTACGACAAGGCGGCCGAGATCGCCAAGAAGGCCCACCACGAGGGCACGACGCTGCGCGCGGCGGCGCTCGATCTCGGCTATCTCGATGCGGCCGCCTTCGACGCGGCGGTGCGGCCGGAAACCATGATATCGGGCGGCTGA
- a CDS encoding GFA family protein yields MAMRGSCQCGAVAYSLDDRPTQAIECNCSICRRKAHLLAFVSPDKFTLETPRSALSVYTFGRHVIRHQFCSTCGCAPFAEGVGPDGKAMVAVNLRCAEDFDLSTVKVLPYDGASKL; encoded by the coding sequence ATGGCCATGCGCGGAAGCTGCCAATGCGGTGCCGTCGCCTACTCGCTCGATGACCGGCCGACTCAGGCGATCGAATGCAACTGCTCGATCTGCCGGCGCAAGGCGCACCTGCTGGCCTTCGTCTCGCCGGACAAGTTCACGCTGGAGACGCCGCGCTCGGCCCTGTCGGTCTATACGTTCGGCCGGCATGTGATCCGCCACCAGTTCTGCAGCACCTGCGGCTGCGCGCCGTTCGCCGAGGGCGTCGGGCCGGACGGCAAGGCGATGGTGGCAGTCAACCTGCGCTGCGCGGAGGATTTCGACCTTTCGACGGTCAAGGTCCTGCCGTACGACGGCGCCAGCAAGCTGTGA
- a CDS encoding isocitrate lyase/PEP mutase family protein translates to MRDREAQARAFHALHGEGQFLILANAWDSGSARLIESLGATAIATTSSGVSWARGYADGHALPIPTMLATIADIARVIQVPLTTDIEGGFSDDPTAVGKLVGEVIAAGAVGVNLEDGSTAPEAFAAKIRAAKEAGANAGVDIFVNARTDVFLRGLAPEGQRVEEVLRRAALYKAAGADGLFVPGAKVDADVAAIAAGCGLPLNIMSQPGVPPAARLRELGARRLSAGGAIAQSVLTAAADLARAFLADGDSDAVTRRAMPYVELQKLNAPRG, encoded by the coding sequence ATGCGCGACCGCGAAGCCCAGGCCCGTGCCTTCCATGCCCTCCATGGCGAGGGGCAGTTCCTCATCCTGGCCAACGCCTGGGATTCGGGCAGCGCCCGCCTGATCGAGAGCCTGGGGGCGACAGCCATCGCCACCACCAGCTCGGGCGTATCCTGGGCCCGTGGCTATGCCGATGGCCATGCCCTGCCGATCCCGACCATGCTGGCGACCATCGCCGACATCGCTCGCGTCATCCAGGTGCCGCTGACGACCGATATCGAGGGCGGCTTCTCGGACGACCCGACGGCGGTCGGCAAGCTGGTGGGCGAGGTGATCGCGGCCGGCGCGGTCGGCGTCAACCTGGAGGACGGCAGCACCGCGCCGGAGGCCTTCGCGGCCAAGATCCGCGCCGCCAAGGAAGCGGGTGCGAATGCCGGCGTCGACATCTTCGTCAACGCCCGCACCGACGTCTTCCTGCGCGGCCTGGCGCCGGAGGGCCAGCGGGTGGAGGAGGTGCTGCGCCGGGCCGCCCTCTACAAGGCCGCGGGTGCCGACGGGCTGTTCGTGCCGGGCGCCAAGGTGGACGCCGACGTGGCGGCGATCGCCGCCGGCTGCGGCCTGCCGCTCAACATCATGTCCCAGCCGGGTGTGCCGCCGGCAGCCCGCCTGCGCGAACTGGGCGCCCGGCGCCTCAGCGCCGGCGGGGCCATCGCGCAGTCGGTTCTGACGGCGGCCGCCGACCTCGCCCGGGCGTTCCTGGCCGATGGCGATTCCGATGCCGTCACCCGCCGCGCCATGCCTTATGTCGAGTTGCAGAAGCTGAACGCGCCGCGGGGATAG
- a CDS encoding pirin family protein, with the protein MTKTILGRYGNNRGHWVGDGFPVRSLFSYSSLGAHISPFLLLDYAGPHYFEPTRDRRGVGQHPHRGFETVTIVYDGEVEHRDSAGNGGVIGPGDVQWMTAAGGIIHEEYHSAGFARTGGPFRMIQLWVNLPAKDKMAPGGYQGIRDAEIPRVDLPEGAGVARIIAGELAGVKGPARTFTPINVWDVALVRDADVALDLPEGHTAMLVVLTGHVTVNGEHGAGEAEMILLGRDGCGASVHADGDAKLLVLTGEPIDEPIVGHGPFVMNSQAEIRQAIDDYNSGRFARIAA; encoded by the coding sequence ATGACCAAGACGATCCTCGGCCGCTACGGCAACAATCGCGGCCACTGGGTGGGCGACGGCTTCCCCGTCCGCTCGCTCTTTTCCTACAGTTCGCTGGGCGCACACATCAGCCCGTTCCTGCTGCTCGACTATGCAGGTCCGCATTATTTCGAGCCGACCCGGGACCGGCGCGGCGTCGGCCAGCACCCGCATCGTGGCTTCGAGACTGTCACCATCGTCTATGACGGCGAGGTCGAGCATCGCGATTCCGCCGGCAACGGCGGCGTGATCGGGCCGGGTGACGTGCAGTGGATGACAGCCGCGGGCGGCATCATCCACGAGGAGTATCACTCCGCGGGCTTTGCCAGGACCGGCGGGCCGTTCCGCATGATCCAGCTCTGGGTCAACCTGCCGGCCAAGGACAAGATGGCGCCGGGCGGCTACCAGGGCATCCGCGACGCCGAGATTCCCAGGGTCGACCTCCCCGAGGGGGCCGGCGTGGCCCGCATCATTGCCGGCGAGCTGGCCGGCGTGAAAGGCCCTGCGCGCACGTTCACGCCGATCAACGTCTGGGACGTGGCGTTGGTGCGCGACGCCGATGTGGCGCTGGACCTGCCCGAAGGCCATACGGCGATGCTGGTCGTCCTGACCGGCCATGTCACCGTGAACGGCGAGCACGGCGCGGGCGAGGCGGAGATGATCCTGCTCGGCCGGGATGGCTGCGGCGCCTCGGTCCATGCCGATGGCGATGCGAAGCTGCTGGTCCTGACCGGCGAGCCGATCGACGAGCCGATCGTCGGCCACGGCCCCTTCGTGATGAACAGCCAGGCGGAGATTCGCCAGGCCATCGACGACTACAACAGCGGCCGGTTCGCGAGGATCGCCGCATAG